In Saccharicrinis fermentans DSM 9555 = JCM 21142, a genomic segment contains:
- a CDS encoding HipA domain-containing protein, with translation MVKLIQSGSSLGGARPKASVLDKKGDLWITKFLSLNDDIDMGGWEMVAHVLALQCGIQMAPSMIKKFSSKNHTFLTKRFDRVGQDKRIHFASVMTLLGMQDGDNYQRSIIFPGTNKN, from the coding sequence TTGGTTAAACTCATCCAATCGGGTTCTTCGTTAGGAGGTGCAAGACCAAAAGCCAGTGTCCTTGATAAAAAGGGAGACCTTTGGATCACTAAATTCCTAAGCTTAAATGACGATATAGATATGGGAGGATGGGAAATGGTGGCTCATGTTTTAGCATTGCAGTGTGGTATTCAAATGGCACCTTCCATGATTAAAAAGTTCTCAAGTAAAAATCATACCTTTTTAACCAAACGTTTTGACAGGGTAGGACAAGATAAACGTATCCATTTTGCATCTGTTATGACATTACTTGGTATGCAAGATGGTGACAACTATCAACGCTCCATAATCTTTCCAGGAACGAACAAGAACTGA
- a CDS encoding DUF4249 domain-containing protein → MKKYNHIAIHLTLFFHILLLTGCEKELEYQITNQEPQIVMYAFPMPDSILQLHASYSTQILSTNDYDEIQDLEYTVSVNGIEQINDQYPEGAEWVNIPEIRSKTNDTIQITYLLKDGTSISGSTTIPLPVSILSLDTAQTSYVNDEGDNENMLRCTLELNDPNTEDNYYQIRVDHIEDITSTPQVSNTIDYIKEDKVFLIRDDESVLLTDVDFLGTFTDHLFNGNNNKINFLIPEEYLKQNTQFIIYLYTLTPEYYQFLRTSLEEEAFRDYPIFEPVNIYTNIENGIGVVAGLAVDTCTIVIN, encoded by the coding sequence ATGAAAAAGTATAACCACATAGCAATTCATCTAACACTATTCTTTCACATACTCCTACTAACGGGTTGTGAAAAAGAATTAGAATACCAAATAACCAATCAAGAACCACAAATTGTAATGTATGCTTTCCCCATGCCCGACAGCATCCTACAGTTGCATGCCAGCTATTCTACGCAAATATTATCCACCAACGATTACGATGAAATCCAGGATCTTGAATATACAGTTTCTGTAAATGGAATTGAACAAATCAATGATCAATATCCCGAAGGAGCAGAATGGGTAAATATCCCTGAAATCCGAAGTAAGACCAATGATACTATCCAAATCACTTACCTGTTAAAAGATGGCACCAGTATTTCAGGAAGCACCACCATTCCTTTACCAGTCTCCATTTTAAGTCTGGATACCGCCCAAACCTCATATGTAAACGATGAAGGAGACAACGAGAATATGTTAAGGTGTACACTAGAACTTAACGATCCTAATACAGAAGATAACTACTATCAAATACGGGTAGACCATATCGAAGATATTACTTCTACGCCACAAGTAAGCAATACCATTGATTACATAAAAGAAGACAAGGTATTTTTAATCCGTGATGACGAATCTGTTCTTTTAACCGATGTTGACTTTTTGGGCACCTTCACCGACCATTTATTTAACGGAAATAATAATAAAATTAACTTCTTGATTCCAGAAGAATATTTAAAACAAAACACCCAATTTATAATTTATTTATACACTTTAACTCCCGAATATTATCAATTTTTACGAACATCATTAGAGGAAGAAGCCTTTAGAGATTATCCTATTTTTGAACCCGTTAATATATATACCAATATTGAAAATGGAATTGGTGTCGTTGCAGGATTGGCAGTTGATACCTGTACAATAGTGATAAATTAA
- a CDS encoding TonB-dependent receptor — MVKSRKIKLILLTMLLSLSCIVNSFAQSILDKFVTIQIKSGSTAEILNAIEIETSITFSYSNKVCISDYIELSSNRNTIKGFLDEVFASCAIDVTEKKRKILILPEEIQQAEKFTISGFVKNVENDEILIGSSIYDAVLWEGTTSNNFGFYSLTLPKGNIILNCSFVGYHSVQHSFFLDKDTIINFDLLYNTKLEEIPVVSFIVKEGINTTRTSTINVPIEQIQKFPAFLGEVDVIKTLQLLPGINSGSEGVSGLFVRGGGVDQNLYLLDDVPVYNISHLFGFFSVFNADALNNISVTKGGFPARYGGRLSSVIDIRMKDGNQEKIGGTVSIGMMSSKFALDGPLYKDKTTFSLSVRRSYFDLFAMPIQSQSNTRTAFYFYDTNGKITHKLSNKSKLYLSFYGGRDRFFTKYNYNKVRDPNQPADENHTLDINDQGYSGWGNAVGSLRWNQIYNEKLFSNISLSFSNYSYFVGYEEHSISPGIWNYFEQRYHSGISDVMLKTNFDYFMNPKHHIRFGTSYTNHSFNPGADVLRRTQNTTTVLDSTIGGNKVFGQEMFLYIEDDFAISQSLKMNLGIHTSTYNTQNKTYYSVQPRISARLLLDPKFAIKAAYSKMTQYMHLLGSSSVSLPTDLWIPVTSNIAPQHANQIALGIKWQWQQGFDLTVEGYTKDYKNLLISTYNRSILNNNPSALNNLTYGNGYSKGIELLIHKKTGKLTGWIGYSLSKSRQKFQQINNGKEFPSANDRGNSIGLFSNYKIHDQVDLALTWSFGTGNAVTLPSQKFYTPTLPTQGTLDESTTSYSEYIDNINNYRMPKFHRLDVGVNFKKENRLGHRTWSFGLYNAYGQQNAFSIYFSTDIDENTGEVTRHLKQLSIFPVPLPYIRYTLKF; from the coding sequence ATGGTCAAATCCCGTAAAATAAAATTAATTCTTCTGACCATGCTTCTAAGCCTTAGTTGCATTGTCAATTCTTTTGCACAATCCATACTCGATAAATTTGTTACTATCCAAATAAAATCAGGTTCCACCGCCGAAATTTTAAATGCCATAGAGATAGAAACAAGCATAACGTTCAGTTATAGCAATAAGGTATGTATCAGTGACTACATAGAGCTTTCAAGCAACAGAAACACCATCAAAGGCTTTCTTGATGAAGTTTTTGCGTCATGTGCCATTGATGTAACAGAGAAGAAGAGAAAGATTTTGATTCTTCCCGAAGAAATTCAGCAAGCGGAAAAATTTACCATAAGCGGCTTTGTAAAAAATGTTGAAAATGATGAAATACTCATCGGATCGTCTATTTACGATGCAGTATTATGGGAGGGAACCACATCCAATAATTTTGGTTTTTACAGTTTAACCTTACCCAAAGGTAACATTATTCTTAACTGTTCATTTGTTGGATATCACTCTGTACAGCATTCTTTTTTCTTAGACAAAGATACCATTATAAACTTTGACCTACTGTATAACACCAAATTGGAAGAGATTCCCGTCGTCAGTTTCATTGTCAAAGAAGGCATCAACACCACCCGTACCAGTACCATAAACGTACCCATAGAGCAAATTCAAAAGTTTCCAGCATTTTTGGGAGAGGTAGATGTCATCAAAACCCTACAACTGTTACCAGGTATAAATAGTGGTAGCGAAGGTGTCAGCGGACTCTTTGTCAGAGGCGGAGGCGTAGACCAAAACCTATACCTACTCGATGATGTTCCAGTCTACAACATATCTCATCTATTCGGCTTTTTCTCGGTATTTAATGCCGATGCATTGAATAACATATCAGTAACCAAAGGAGGTTTTCCGGCTCGTTATGGAGGAAGACTATCGTCAGTGATAGATATACGAATGAAAGATGGTAACCAAGAAAAGATTGGTGGTACCGTAAGCATTGGTATGATGTCCTCCAAATTTGCTTTGGATGGTCCTTTATACAAGGACAAGACCACCTTTAGTTTATCCGTTCGAAGATCCTATTTTGATTTATTCGCGATGCCCATCCAGTCGCAAAGCAATACCCGTACGGCCTTTTACTTTTACGACACCAATGGTAAGATAACACATAAACTTTCTAATAAGAGCAAACTATACCTAAGTTTTTATGGTGGACGCGATCGCTTTTTCACCAAATATAACTACAACAAGGTACGCGACCCCAACCAACCCGCCGACGAAAACCACACCCTGGACATTAACGACCAGGGATACTCCGGATGGGGTAATGCAGTAGGATCGCTACGCTGGAACCAAATATATAATGAAAAGTTATTCTCCAATATATCATTATCATTTAGCAACTACTCCTATTTTGTGGGCTACGAAGAACACTCTATCTCACCCGGCATATGGAATTATTTTGAACAAAGATACCACAGCGGAATCTCGGATGTGATGCTCAAAACCAATTTCGATTATTTTATGAACCCCAAACATCACATCCGCTTTGGCACTTCTTATACAAATCACAGCTTTAATCCTGGAGCAGATGTACTAAGGCGAACTCAAAATACAACTACTGTATTAGATTCAACCATTGGTGGCAACAAGGTCTTCGGACAAGAAATGTTTTTATATATAGAAGATGACTTTGCCATAAGCCAAAGTCTGAAAATGAACCTAGGCATACATACCTCCACATACAACACTCAAAACAAAACCTACTACTCGGTTCAACCCAGGATATCCGCACGCTTATTATTAGACCCTAAGTTTGCTATTAAAGCAGCCTATTCTAAGATGACACAATATATGCATTTATTAGGATCTTCATCCGTTTCACTACCTACCGATTTATGGATTCCAGTTACCAGCAATATTGCTCCCCAACACGCCAATCAAATAGCCCTTGGAATCAAATGGCAGTGGCAACAAGGCTTCGATTTAACCGTTGAAGGATATACAAAAGACTATAAAAACCTGTTAATTTCGACTTACAACCGATCCATACTAAACAATAACCCCAGTGCACTAAACAATTTAACATATGGCAATGGGTATTCAAAAGGAATAGAACTACTTATACACAAAAAAACAGGCAAACTCACCGGATGGATTGGTTATTCCTTATCCAAATCAAGGCAAAAGTTTCAGCAGATAAATAACGGCAAAGAATTTCCTTCGGCCAACGACCGCGGCAATAGTATCGGGCTTTTCAGTAATTATAAGATTCACGATCAGGTTGACCTTGCCCTCACCTGGTCTTTCGGCACAGGCAATGCAGTTACCTTACCATCACAAAAATTCTACACCCCTACCCTTCCCACACAGGGTACATTAGACGAATCCACCACGTCCTATTCTGAATATATTGACAATATCAATAACTACAGAATGCCAAAATTTCATCGCTTAGATGTTGGTGTCAATTTTAAAAAAGAAAACAGATTAGGACACCGGACATGGAGTTTTGGCTTGTACAACGCATATGGTCAACAAAACGCATTTTCAATCTATTTCTCAACCGACATTGATGAAAATACCGGTGAAGTAACCCGACACCTGAAACAACTCAGTATATTCCCTGTTCCTCTTCCATATATTCGTTATACATTAAAATTTTAA
- a CDS encoding tyrosine-type recombinase/integrase: MNTYIIKHRCILSFIYSAGLRRSELINMKVTDIISERNQIRICQAKGNKDRYSILSPHLLIELRE, translated from the coding sequence ATGAATACTTACATCATCAAGCACAGATGTATTTTATCATTCATTTATTCTGCAGGTCTCAGACGTAGTGAACTTATTAATATGAAGGTGACTGATATAATTTCTGAACGCAATCAAATAAGAATATGCCAAGCTAAAGGCAACAAAGATCGTTACTCTATTTTGTCTCCACATTTACTTATTGAACTTCGCGAATAG
- the trxB gene encoding thioredoxin-disulfide reductase, translating to MALFEKMDLESDNKASKEVTATEKVKVLIIGSGPAGYTAAIYASRANLSPVLYEGMQPGGQLTTTTEVENYPGYPDGTTGTAMMEDLKKQAARFGADIRFGYATAADLSERPFKITIDGNKIVEAESVIIATGATAKYLGIEDEQKYAGSGVSACATCDGFFYRGKKVAVVGGGDTACEEALYLAGLAEKVYMIVRRDELRASKVMQQRVFDAPNIEVLWKHQTKGLTGDGVVEGVDLYVNKGEANQEEVHIAIDGFFLAIGHTPNSDIFKDYLETDEVGYIQTIGNTAKTNVDGVFACGDVMDNQYRQAVTAAGSGCKAAIDAERFLGEN from the coding sequence ATGGCATTGTTTGAAAAAATGGATTTAGAATCTGACAATAAAGCTTCAAAAGAAGTAACAGCAACAGAAAAAGTAAAAGTATTGATTATAGGTTCAGGACCAGCCGGGTATACCGCAGCCATTTATGCTTCAAGAGCTAACTTAAGTCCTGTTCTATACGAAGGCATGCAGCCTGGCGGACAATTAACCACCACTACTGAGGTAGAAAATTACCCTGGATATCCCGATGGAACTACGGGAACAGCAATGATGGAAGATCTCAAAAAGCAAGCTGCTCGTTTCGGTGCTGACATTCGTTTCGGATATGCCACTGCCGCCGACTTATCTGAGCGACCTTTTAAAATTACGATTGATGGAAATAAAATAGTTGAAGCAGAGTCTGTCATTATTGCCACAGGTGCAACAGCTAAATATTTAGGTATCGAAGATGAACAGAAATATGCTGGCTCAGGGGTTTCTGCGTGTGCAACCTGTGATGGTTTTTTCTACAGAGGCAAAAAAGTAGCTGTAGTAGGCGGTGGCGATACTGCCTGTGAAGAAGCCTTATACCTTGCCGGGCTAGCTGAAAAGGTATATATGATTGTACGAAGAGATGAACTTAGAGCGTCGAAAGTAATGCAACAAAGAGTATTTGATGCACCTAACATTGAAGTATTGTGGAAGCATCAAACAAAAGGATTAACAGGTGATGGTGTTGTGGAAGGTGTAGATCTGTACGTGAACAAAGGCGAAGCAAACCAAGAAGAAGTTCATATTGCCATCGATGGATTCTTTCTGGCCATTGGTCACACTCCTAATTCCGACATTTTTAAAGATTATTTAGAGACCGACGAAGTGGGGTATATTCAAACCATTGGAAACACCGCAAAAACCAACGTTGATGGTGTATTTGCCTGCGGTGATGTAATGGATAACCAGTACCGACAAGCAGTTACTGCTGCTGGCTCTGGGTGTAAGGCTGCCATCGATGCTGAAAGATTCCTGGGTGAAAATTAA
- a CDS encoding DUF5320 domain-containing protein, which yields MPRFDKTGPEGKGSQTGRGMGKCSSSNDSNVSTSSADNMRGRGQGRRKGLGRGLGKGMGKGKA from the coding sequence ATGCCACGATTTGACAAAACAGGACCAGAAGGTAAAGGTTCACAGACAGGTAGAGGAATGGGGAAATGTTCTTCATCCAATGACAGTAATGTAAGTACTTCGTCCGCTGATAATATGAGGGGAAGGGGACAAGGAAGAAGAAAAGGATTAGGTAGAGGTCTTGGTAAAGGTATGGGCAAAGGCAAGGCTTGA
- a CDS encoding FecR family protein: MKDDNKNIIQLIIGFLTHDITDDELKQLDVWKKSTPENQAKFEQYESAWLKSKNLKVFQQIDIEKDWKCVHKQINKNKHPNNSLKRFSISVRKIAAVFIPILFIALSGLLYWNVPGFGRLSAFKSSTVIQSVTLPDGSKVTLNKYSKIIYPNNIATAASRDITLSGEAFFEVFHNKTPFKVETGDVMVQVLGTKFNIQEINSDIAVSVISGKVNVSTPHKQLKLTKGKRAICSNGLLIEEYGETENDIFWYSHQLRFKQANLIDICKELQKNFEEIKTVKINTNDLSTRVTTSFDNQNLKDILEELQIHFNKKLIFDGKTLTVSD; the protein is encoded by the coding sequence GTGAAAGACGATAACAAAAATATAATTCAGCTTATCATTGGTTTTTTAACCCATGATATAACAGACGATGAGTTAAAACAACTGGACGTTTGGAAAAAATCTACACCTGAGAACCAAGCGAAATTTGAGCAGTATGAATCCGCTTGGTTAAAAAGTAAGAATCTTAAAGTATTCCAACAAATTGATATTGAAAAAGACTGGAAATGCGTTCACAAACAGATTAACAAAAATAAGCACCCTAATAATTCCCTCAAGAGATTTAGTATCTCTGTCAGAAAAATAGCCGCTGTCTTTATTCCCATTCTTTTTATAGCATTATCGGGTCTATTATATTGGAATGTTCCCGGTTTTGGTAGACTAAGTGCTTTTAAAAGCAGCACAGTCATTCAATCAGTTACCTTACCCGATGGTTCCAAGGTAACGCTCAACAAATACAGTAAAATCATCTACCCTAACAACATAGCAACCGCTGCATCCCGTGATATAACATTAAGTGGAGAAGCCTTTTTTGAAGTCTTCCATAACAAAACACCTTTTAAGGTAGAAACCGGAGATGTCATGGTACAGGTATTAGGAACAAAGTTCAATATACAAGAAATTAATTCAGATATTGCGGTTTCAGTTATCTCTGGTAAGGTAAACGTTTCCACACCACACAAACAATTAAAATTAACCAAAGGCAAAAGAGCTATTTGCAGCAATGGGCTTTTAATTGAAGAGTATGGAGAAACAGAAAATGATATTTTTTGGTATTCGCATCAATTACGATTCAAGCAAGCCAACCTGATAGATATCTGTAAAGAATTGCAAAAAAACTTTGAAGAAATAAAAACCGTTAAAATTAACACCAACGATCTAAGCACCAGGGTCACTACATCCTTTGACAACCAAAACTTAAAAGACATTTTAGAGGAGTTACAAATTCATTTCAATAAAAAACTAATATTTGACGGCAAAACCTTAACTGTCTCTGATTAA
- a CDS encoding class I SAM-dependent methyltransferase, with the protein MTEFWEESFKDKKEMWGFKPADSAIATLELFKNIGLKKILIPGFGYGRNAKIFIDQGFDVTGIEISETAINLAQKRYGDNLKIHHGSVSEMPFDQYLYDGIYCYALIHLLNESEREKLINNCYNQLNSNGYMVFIAISKLDARYGSGDEISKDTFKTGYGVNLFFYDLDSVKNEFGDYGLIKAEEIREPLMNVDNKPSQRFIQIICRK; encoded by the coding sequence ATGACAGAATTTTGGGAAGAAAGTTTTAAGGATAAGAAAGAAATGTGGGGTTTTAAACCTGCAGATTCTGCCATTGCAACCTTAGAGCTGTTTAAAAATATCGGATTAAAAAAAATATTAATACCTGGATTTGGATATGGGAGAAATGCAAAAATATTCATTGACCAAGGATTTGATGTAACTGGTATTGAGATTTCAGAAACTGCAATTAATTTGGCCCAAAAACGTTACGGGGATAATTTGAAAATTCATCATGGTTCTGTTTCAGAAATGCCGTTTGATCAATATTTATATGACGGGATTTATTGTTACGCTTTGATTCATTTACTAAATGAGTCAGAAAGAGAAAAACTGATTAATAATTGTTATAATCAACTTAATTCAAATGGATATATGGTCTTTATAGCGATTTCAAAATTGGATGCTCGCTATGGAAGTGGAGATGAAATTAGTAAAGATACTTTTAAGACAGGATATGGGGTTAACTTGTTTTTCTATGATTTGGATTCAGTAAAAAATGAATTTGGGGATTATGGATTGATTAAAGCAGAAGAGATTAGGGAACCATTAATGAATGTTGACAATAAACCTTCGCAAAGATTTATTCAGATAATATGCAGAAAATAA
- a CDS encoding RNA polymerase sigma-70 factor: MEEKELLQRLSLGDESAFQEIFMRYYQQLVVFANKMVYDLDQSRDLVQEVIVHFYEKRDHIEIHTSLKAHLYQSVRNRCLNYLKREQTIRNHHSRIFEERKESHQEFLDLMEEAELENKIFNIIHALPKQCQKIFEMSRFDGKSNADIAEELSISKRTVETQISNALKKIRAKLFSHMALTIISLSCIFLSNFAYG, from the coding sequence ATGGAAGAAAAAGAATTACTACAAAGATTATCGTTAGGTGATGAAAGTGCCTTTCAAGAGATTTTCATGCGCTATTACCAACAATTGGTTGTATTTGCCAACAAGATGGTATATGATCTTGATCAATCCAGAGATTTAGTCCAAGAAGTTATTGTTCATTTTTACGAAAAACGAGATCACATCGAAATTCACACTTCCCTAAAAGCTCATTTATACCAATCAGTTCGAAACCGTTGTCTTAATTATTTAAAAAGAGAACAAACCATACGTAATCACCATTCAAGAATTTTTGAGGAAAGAAAAGAAAGTCATCAAGAATTTTTAGATTTAATGGAAGAAGCCGAATTAGAAAACAAAATTTTCAACATTATTCACGCATTACCTAAACAGTGTCAAAAAATATTCGAAATGAGTCGTTTCGACGGCAAATCAAATGCAGATATCGCAGAAGAATTATCAATATCAAAAAGAACTGTTGAAACACAAATCAGCAATGCGCTTAAAAAAATAAGAGCAAAACTATTTAGTCACATGGCTTTAACCATCATTTCTCTTTCCTGTATCTTCCTGAGCAATTTTGCTTATGGTTAA
- a CDS encoding cysteine hydrolase family protein: protein MKEGLIIIDIQNDYFDKGTMPLVNSDNACKNAKLLLERFRSKNLPVIFIQHIATRPLATFFLPNTKGAKIHETVRPMENERVIIKHLPNSFKETNLLDFLKEKQITDLVICGMMTHMCVDATTRAAKDFGFNITVIGDACATKDLEINGQLVIASEVQNSFLAALNYFYSTVKTTKQYLN from the coding sequence ATGAAAGAAGGATTGATAATAATTGATATTCAGAATGACTATTTTGACAAGGGAACAATGCCACTTGTAAATTCAGACAATGCATGTAAAAATGCAAAACTTCTCTTGGAAAGATTTAGGTCTAAAAATTTACCTGTGATTTTTATTCAGCATATTGCAACAAGACCTTTGGCGACATTCTTTTTGCCGAATACGAAAGGAGCCAAAATACATGAAACTGTGCGTCCGATGGAGAATGAAAGGGTAATTATTAAACATTTGCCTAATAGTTTTAAAGAAACAAACTTGCTTGATTTCCTTAAAGAAAAACAAATTACAGATTTAGTAATTTGTGGAATGATGACTCATATGTGTGTTGATGCAACTACAAGGGCTGCTAAAGATTTTGGATTTAATATTACAGTTATTGGTGATGCTTGTGCAACAAAGGATTTAGAAATTAATGGACAGCTTGTAATTGCAAGCGAGGTTCAGAATAGCTTTTTAGCTGCATTGAATTATTTTTATTCGACAGTAAAAACTACAAAACAATATTTGAATTAA
- a CDS encoding FAD-dependent oxidoreductase, whose amino-acid sequence MHKKIIVIGGSAAGPKAAAKARRVDEFAEISLFQKGEDLSMASCGYPYFVGGFFDDRNQLLCTPTGVVRDPNFYWNAKGIVAKVNTEVTKIDSVHKRVEFVDLKTGSQGVQDYDKLIIATGATANMPPVPGTELEGICTLQSMQDADYLRKIKDEGKVKKAVVIGGGLIGIETLEALHLAGIELTMIELLPQLLTFLDWEMAKLVENYLKQKANVITQNGVAEFLGENGKLTGVKLQNGIEIPCEQAVVAIGVKPNVKLAREAGIKIGDLGGICVDEFMQTSIKDIYAVGDCCEIKNIITGKNVLAPYGDLANLEGRVAGENAMIGNKISFPGTIQTGICKLFDYGIGITGLSEAKAQEAGFNYVKVMNASSDKPGFMGGELLVTKLLADKETGKILGAQCLGPGDVSKQLAIWATAIKGQLRIEDMVNADLPYAPPFSLAIDHSIATAHIMQNKIKGVFNGISAMVLNKKLAAGDPMFILDVRGGDEYEQTRLGIGETLIPLGVLRKRLSELPNDKNKEIITYCKISLRGYEAAVILQAHGYKNVKVLEGGIAAWPFAKEK is encoded by the coding sequence ATGCATAAAAAGATTATTGTTATTGGTGGGTCGGCAGCGGGTCCTAAAGCTGCTGCAAAAGCTCGCAGGGTGGATGAGTTCGCCGAGATAAGCTTATTTCAGAAAGGGGAAGATTTGTCCATGGCATCGTGTGGATATCCTTATTTTGTGGGCGGCTTTTTTGACGATAGAAATCAGTTGCTTTGTACTCCTACAGGGGTAGTTCGGGATCCAAATTTTTATTGGAATGCGAAAGGAATTGTGGCCAAGGTCAACACCGAAGTAACAAAAATAGATAGTGTACATAAGAGGGTGGAATTTGTTGATTTGAAAACAGGATCCCAAGGAGTCCAAGACTATGATAAGCTGATTATTGCAACAGGAGCAACAGCTAATATGCCTCCGGTTCCGGGAACAGAATTGGAAGGCATATGCACATTACAATCTATGCAGGATGCAGATTACCTTAGAAAGATAAAAGATGAAGGTAAAGTGAAAAAGGCGGTGGTGATTGGGGGAGGGTTGATTGGTATTGAAACGTTGGAGGCATTGCATCTTGCGGGTATTGAGCTTACCATGATTGAACTTTTACCTCAGTTGCTAACTTTTTTAGATTGGGAGATGGCCAAGTTGGTGGAGAATTATTTAAAGCAGAAGGCCAATGTTATCACCCAAAATGGTGTAGCGGAGTTCTTAGGTGAAAATGGAAAGTTAACGGGGGTGAAACTGCAAAATGGTATAGAGATTCCTTGTGAACAGGCGGTGGTAGCTATTGGTGTTAAACCCAATGTGAAATTAGCCAGGGAGGCAGGGATAAAAATAGGTGACTTGGGCGGTATTTGTGTAGATGAATTTATGCAAACATCCATAAAGGATATATATGCTGTTGGTGATTGCTGTGAGATAAAAAATATTATTACGGGTAAGAATGTGTTGGCTCCCTATGGTGATTTAGCTAATTTGGAAGGACGTGTGGCTGGAGAGAATGCTATGATTGGTAACAAGATTTCTTTTCCGGGAACGATTCAAACGGGTATTTGTAAATTATTTGACTATGGTATTGGTATCACCGGACTATCTGAAGCCAAGGCTCAGGAGGCCGGGTTCAATTATGTGAAGGTTATGAATGCCAGTTCGGATAAACCGGGTTTTATGGGGGGCGAATTATTGGTAACAAAATTATTGGCAGATAAGGAGACTGGTAAGATTCTGGGCGCACAATGTTTGGGACCTGGTGATGTAAGTAAGCAATTGGCCATTTGGGCAACGGCTATAAAAGGTCAGCTTAGGATTGAGGATATGGTGAATGCGGACTTGCCTTATGCCCCTCCTTTTTCTTTGGCCATAGATCACAGTATTGCTACTGCTCATATCATGCAAAATAAAATAAAAGGTGTTTTTAATGGTATCTCTGCTATGGTATTAAACAAAAAGCTAGCGGCTGGTGACCCGATGTTTATCTTGGATGTGCGTGGTGGTGATGAATATGAACAAACCCGTCTGGGTATTGGAGAGACATTGATTCCCTTGGGTGTTTTACGGAAGCGTTTAAGTGAACTACCCAATGATAAAAACAAAGAAATAATAACCTATTGTAAAATTTCATTGCGGGGCTACGAGGCGGCTGTTATTTTACAAGCGCATGGATATAAAAATGTGAAAGTGTTAGAAGGAGGAATAGCGGCTTGGCCATTTGCCAAAGAAAAATAG